GATTAACAATGCGCTTAATAATAAGTCGTCGACAGTATTAAATAATTAAACAAAATGTTGACGACGGTAAGTAATCCCGCGCCGCTCATACACTTGATAAGTGGCACTCAATAAATCGGGAATTCTTGGATGAACAAAGTCTTTTAGCGTATGCAGATAAATAGGCGAGGTCACGTTTTCATGCACCAGACGCTGATAGCTAATCTGCTCAGTGCGTACCGTCTGTAGGCTGGCTGGTACTAAGGTAATCCCTTCACCAGCCGCCACCAACCCAAGCGCGACTTGCAAATCACTTACTTTCGTGGTCATAAATGGCGTAATACCGTACTGTGCAAAAAGATGCAGTAATGGTTCCGTCTCTGTATTGGCGGTAATGGCTTTACCATCCGTTTTTGAAGAAGCACTGCTATTGGCTATTTGCCCTGGCAGGTGCGTTTGATGGTATAAAATTAAGCGATTATTAGCCAAATCAATCAAGCGTTGTTCAGGATTGTCGGCAAGGGGGTGCGCTTTTGGCAGTGCAACCACATAACGCTCGTGGCGCAATAGTATTTGCTGAATCCACGGGTCTTTATGTGAAAAACGGCTAAAACCGATATCAATTTCGCCACTTTTTAATGCTTCAATTTGTTGATAAGAGCTGATATCTTTTAAATTGACATCAATATCCGTGCTTAAATGTGAGCGTTGCTGCTTTAACGTAGCAATAATTTCGGGTAGTAGCCCATATAGTACGGACGGCACAAAACCTATATTTAACGTGGTACTGGGCGCAGATAAGCGCTGGGTCATACTGGTAATGGTATCTAGCTCTGTCAATACAGCACTGATCTTATCATAAAAAAAACGACCCGCTTCGGTCAACTGTAGTGGTCTGTTATAGCGATCAATCAATAGGACACCCATGTCGGTTTCTAACTGTTTCAATAGCCGACTTAAACTAGGCTGTGACAAGCCAGTTGTTTTTGCTGCCGCACTAAAGCTCTGTAGGTTAGCAATGGCAATAAAGGCGTTGAGTTGCTTTAAATCCATAGGGCAATATCCTTAAACCTCATGTTTAATCATATTTTGCAATATTATCTTTATAAATGGCATCATTTTTGCTTATAGTTTACTTATAAAAAATAAAATTAGTGATAAAAATCCAAATTTTGCTTGAAGGTAGCGTGCTTGCCCTTTATATTGTGCATGTCTAGCAGCGTTACATTTTAGCAAAACATCTTAACGTAATGTAATGATAGCGGTCACTTAATATTCATGACGACATTGGCGTAATACACTATGACTGATTCAGATAACTATAATAACGCCAATAATGATAGTGATGCACGTGCCGATAGCGATACGAAACTTAGCAAGTCTAAGCGTACTAGCGATATTTATGAACGCTTTTTAAGTCGGGTGCAGCAACTTGATAGCGAAGTTAGCGAAACTGACGTTGATGATGGTTTTAGTAAGGAGTCGTTATACGAGCCATTAAGTGAGGCAGAATTAGGGCTTTTTGCTGATTTTAGTGACAGCAATGACAATGAACCGCACTTAGCTGTGCCTCAGTATGAACATGACGATATTAAAGAACATCTAAATACTGATGAA
This genomic window from Psychrobacter urativorans contains:
- a CDS encoding LysR family transcriptional regulator, which encodes MDLKQLNAFIAIANLQSFSAAAKTTGLSQPSLSRLLKQLETDMGVLLIDRYNRPLQLTEAGRFFYDKISAVLTELDTITSMTQRLSAPSTTLNIGFVPSVLYGLLPEIIATLKQQRSHLSTDIDVNLKDISSYQQIEALKSGEIDIGFSRFSHKDPWIQQILLRHERYVVALPKAHPLADNPEQRLIDLANNRLILYHQTHLPGQIANSSASSKTDGKAITANTETEPLLHLFAQYGITPFMTTKVSDLQVALGLVAAGEGITLVPASLQTVRTEQISYQRLVHENVTSPIYLHTLKDFVHPRIPDLLSATYQVYERRGITYRRQHFV